The following nucleotide sequence is from Phycisphaerales bacterium.
GGAGTGATCGAGGCAAGCATAGGCGCCGCTGGCCCACCCGCTAAGGGCCGCCAATGTATTGCACGCTGTGACTCTTGATCAAACAAACGACCGACCCCCCCGGCTCGATGTGCAGTGCCGCGGCGCTGCGACGGCTGATTTCGACAATCAGCGGCGCGCCGATGTCCACATCCACCAGCATGCGGCGTTCGTGCTCGGTGCAGCGCAACACCATGCCGCGCACCTGGTTGAGGATCGACACGCCGCTGACGGGTTGAGCCGCCAGCGCGATATCCCAGGGACGAATCGAGATCGACACGCTCTCCCCGACTTGCGCCGGGCACAGAGGCGCAAAGAGCCGCCCTGCCGCGCCCGTGTGCCCGCCCGCCCCGATCTGGAGCACCGAGACGCCGTCTTCGGCCTTGTGCTCAAGCACCCGCGCGGCCAGCACGTTGTTCATCCCGCGATCGTGCACGAGTGCGAGCACGGCGTCGCGGTGCACGATCTCGCCGTAGCGGCCGCAGCCCACGGATCGGCCGCGCTCGAGCACGAGAATCTCTTCGGTCAGTTGCAGGATCTCCGTCAAGTCGTGACTGACGTACAGCATCGGCACGTTCAGTTCATCGCGCACCCGGCGCAGGTACGGGATGATCTGCCGCCGCAGGCGCAGGTCGAGCGAAGCGAGCGGCTCATCAAGCAGCAGCAATTGCGGCGCGCTGAGCAGCGCCCGGCCCAGGGCGATGCGCTGGCGCTCGCCGCCGGAAAGATCGTTGATGCGCCGATCCAGCAGCGGCGCCAGTTCGAGCAGTGCAACGATGCGGTCGAGTTCTTCCCGACCGTGTCCCTTGGCGCCGTAGAGGAGATTGCCCTTCACCGAGTAGTGCGGAAACAGCCGGTGCTCCTGAAACACCACCCCGATGCGCCGGCGGTGCGTCGGGACGTTGATATGGCGTGCATCGTCGAACAAGGGCTGCTCGCGCAGGACAATCGAGCCGCGATGGGGCCGGGCCAGTCCGGCGATGAGATGGATGAGCGTCGACTTCCCCGCGCCTGAAGGCCCGAAGACGCCCAGCACCGGCCCCGTTGCCTCGAACTGGACATCCAGCGTGAACGTGCCGCGCGCAATTTGGACGGTTGCGGTGATCACGATGCCAGGCCAATGCGCCGCGACAGCCAACGGGCGCTGAGTTCGGACGCCACGAGCGCGGCCAGCGAGATGGCAATGGAAATGCACACGAGGCGGAGCGCCGGCCCGTCGCCGCCGGGCGTCTGCGTGTAGGTGTAGATCGCGCTGGGCAGCGTGCGCGTCATCCCCTCGATGTTGCCCGCAAAGGTGATGGTCGCGCCGAATTCGCCAAGGCTGCGCGCAAAGGCGAGCACCATCCCCGTAAGCACGCCGGGCAGCGCCAGCGGCAGGGTGATGGTGAGAAAGACCCGCCACGGGCTGGCGCCGAGCGTCCGCGCCGCCTGTTCGAGCCGACGATCGACGAGTTCCATCGCCAGTCGCACGGCGCGCACGAGCAGCGGAAAGCCCATGAAGGCCGAGGCGATCGCCGCCGCCTTCCAGGTGAAGGCGATCTCGATCCCCCACGTGTCGTAGAAGAACCCGCCCAACCAGCCGTGGCGCCCGAGCGACAGCAGCAGCACGTAGCCGACCACCACCGGCGGCAGCACGAGCGGCAGATGGATGATGGCGTCAATCAGCGCCTTGCCGGGAAACTGCTTGCGGGCCAGCAGCGCTGCGCACGCGATGCCGGGCAGCAGCATGATGAGCATGCTCCACAGCGCCACCTGCAGCGAGAGCGACAAGGCCGACCATTCCGCGCTGCTCATCCGCCACCATCCTGCGGCTCGCCCAGCACGCGAAAGCCCGCCTCCCGGAAAGCCTCGATCATCTCGGGCGACTCCAGAAACTCGATGAAATCCATGGCCCGGGCGGAGTCGCCGCACTGCGCGATCGGATACACGATCGGCTCGTGCAACTCCGCGGGAAAGCGCCCGATGACCTTGACGTTGGCGCTGGCGATCGCGTCGGTGAAGTAGACGATGCCGGCATCCGCCTCTGACATCTCGACGAGGCGCAGCGCCGCCCGCACATCCTGCGCCGGGATGACCCGCGGCTGCAGCGTCTCCCACCAGCCCAGCGCGATGAGCGCCTGCTTTGCATAGCGCCCGGCCGGGACGTGGTCGGGATCGCCGACGGCGATGCGCTCGATCTGCGGCAACCGCTCCGCGAAGTCAAAGTCGCTCGACATCTCCACAGGCACAGCCTCACTGTTCACAGGCGCGATCATGACCAGATCATTGGCCAGCAGATCACGGCGGGTGCTTTCCTGAATTGCGCCGGCCGCAGCCAGCTCGTCCATCCACTTCACATCGGCGGACAGATAGACGTCGGCCGGCGAGCCGGCCCTGATCTGCCGCGCGAGATTCGAGGATGAATCGAAACTGAAGACGACGCGGATACCCGTCGCGTCCTCGAATCGCCGCCCCGCGTGGCGCATCACGTCGGTGGTGCTGGCAGCCGCGAAGACCGTCACCGCCGGCGGGCCCGGAGCCGAGCGCGAACACGCAGCGCCGGCAAGGGCGGCAAGGAGCAGGATGACGGCGGGAATCCGCATAGATGCCGCCGTGATTATCGACGAACCGCCACAACCGGGCAAACGCGCTATTTCCGGCGAGACCGCCGCCACCTGCCACGCCGCCTCGATGCCTTGCGCCTTGACGCCTTGATGCCTCGATGCCTCGACCCCCGCCTTGATGCCCTCTCGCTCTCTCCTATCCTCATCCTCTACTGCGTAACGGAGCGAAACCATGGCCGGCGAGAAGGTGGTACTGGCGTTTTCAGGCGGGCTCGACACGAGCTTCTGCGTTCCCTGGCTGAGAGAAAGGGGCTACGAAGTCAGCACGCTCTTCGTCGACACAGGCGGCACGAGCGAGAAGGAACGTGCCTACATCGAGAAGCGCAGCAAGGACGTCGGCGCGGCGGATCACATCACCGTCGACGCCGCGCAGGATCTGTGGGACGAATTCGTCGTGCCGCTCGTGCAGTTCGGCGGCTCGTACCAGGACCAGTACCCCATGCTCTGCTCGGATCGCTACGTCATCGTGCGCAAGAGCCTCGAACACTGCCGGGCCATCGGCACGAAGAACTTCGCGCACGGCTGCACGGGCATGGGCAACGATCAGGTCCGCTTCGACCAGACCGTGCGCTCCCTGGGCGATTTCAACATCCTCTCGCCGATCCGCGACATCCAGCACGAGCACAAGCAGGTGCGCGCCTTCGAGCAGGCCTACCTCAGGGAGCGCGGCATCGAAGTGCGCACGAGTACGAGCAAGTACTCGATCAATGAGAACGTGCTCGGCGTGACCATCAGTGGATCGGAAATCGATCGCTACGACGCCCCCGATGACGACACGTGGAAGATGTGCGCTCACCCGAGCACCTGGCCCCGCGAGCGGCTGCGGGTGCGCATCGGTTTTGACAGGGGAGTGCCGGTGAGCGTGGACGGCGAGAAGATGAGCGGGCCGAAGATGCTCGGCCGCCTGAACAAGATCTTCGGCGCCTACGGCGTCGGCCGGCACATCTACTCCAGCGACACGACCATCGGCCTCAAGGCCCGCATCGTGTTCGAATGCCCCGGCATCGAAGCGCTCATGCACGCGCATCGCGGCCTCGAAGAGGCAATCCACACGTCCTGGCAGGCGAACTTCAAGCGACAGGCGGCGGACTGGTGGGTGCAGCTCGTCTACAAGGGATTCTTCTACGAACCGCTCAAATCCGATCTCGAAGCGGCCTTGGCCAGTTCGCAGCGATTCGTCACCGGCGAGGTCACGCTGGAGACGCACGGCGGCTCGCTCTGTGCTGTCAAGGTCGATTCGAAGCACGTGCTCGAACGCCCAGGCGCTTCCTATGCGCAGAGTGCCGACTGGACCGTCACCGAAGCCGTTGGATTCATCAAACTGTTCGGCCAGAGTTCGACGATCTCGGCGCTGATCAACCCGATCCACAAGTTGTAACCGGCCCCTGCAATTCGTTCAGCCCCGACCCGAAGACTCTGCGCAGGGGAGCGAGCGAATTGCCCGGCAGATGCGCGACATGACTTCGCCCCTTCTCAACTCGGCGCTGGATCTGCTGGGCGACCTCGTCGCGGTGAACACGACCAATCCGCCGCGCGATTCGCAGCGGGCCGGCCAAGCGCTGGCGATTGCCCGCGCCGCGCTCGACGAGAGCGGCTTCACGTGCGAAATGATGGATTTCGGCGAGGGGTGCCTGGCGCTGCTGGCGATCCGCGGCA
It contains:
- the modB gene encoding molybdate ABC transporter permease subunit; the protein is MSSAEWSALSLSLQVALWSMLIMLLPGIACAALLARKQFPGKALIDAIIHLPLVLPPVVVGYVLLLSLGRHGWLGGFFYDTWGIEIAFTWKAAAIASAFMGFPLLVRAVRLAMELVDRRLEQAARTLGASPWRVFLTITLPLALPGVLTGMVLAFARSLGEFGATITFAGNIEGMTRTLPSAIYTYTQTPGGDGPALRLVCISIAISLAALVASELSARWLSRRIGLAS
- the modA gene encoding molybdate ABC transporter substrate-binding protein encodes the protein MRIPAVILLLAALAGAACSRSAPGPPAVTVFAAASTTDVMRHAGRRFEDATGIRVVFSFDSSSNLARQIRAGSPADVYLSADVKWMDELAAAGAIQESTRRDLLANDLVMIAPVNSEAVPVEMSSDFDFAERLPQIERIAVGDPDHVPAGRYAKQALIALGWWETLQPRVIPAQDVRAALRLVEMSEADAGIVYFTDAIASANVKVIGRFPAELHEPIVYPIAQCGDSARAMDFIEFLESPEMIEAFREAGFRVLGEPQDGGG
- the argG gene encoding argininosuccinate synthase; the protein is MAGEKVVLAFSGGLDTSFCVPWLRERGYEVSTLFVDTGGTSEKERAYIEKRSKDVGAADHITVDAAQDLWDEFVVPLVQFGGSYQDQYPMLCSDRYVIVRKSLEHCRAIGTKNFAHGCTGMGNDQVRFDQTVRSLGDFNILSPIRDIQHEHKQVRAFEQAYLRERGIEVRTSTSKYSINENVLGVTISGSEIDRYDAPDDDTWKMCAHPSTWPRERLRVRIGFDRGVPVSVDGEKMSGPKMLGRLNKIFGAYGVGRHIYSSDTTIGLKARIVFECPGIEALMHAHRGLEEAIHTSWQANFKRQAADWWVQLVYKGFFYEPLKSDLEAALASSQRFVTGEVTLETHGGSLCAVKVDSKHVLERPGASYAQSADWTVTEAVGFIKLFGQSSTISALINPIHKL
- the modC gene encoding molybdenum ABC transporter ATP-binding protein — its product is MITATVQIARGTFTLDVQFEATGPVLGVFGPSGAGKSTLIHLIAGLARPHRGSIVLREQPLFDDARHINVPTHRRRIGVVFQEHRLFPHYSVKGNLLYGAKGHGREELDRIVALLELAPLLDRRINDLSGGERQRIALGRALLSAPQLLLLDEPLASLDLRLRRQIIPYLRRVRDELNVPMLYVSHDLTEILQLTEEILVLERGRSVGCGRYGEIVHRDAVLALVHDRGMNNVLAARVLEHKAEDGVSVLQIGAGGHTGAAGRLFAPLCPAQVGESVSISIRPWDIALAAQPVSGVSILNQVRGMVLRCTEHERRMLVDVDIGAPLIVEISRRSAAALHIEPGGSVVCLIKSHSVQYIGGP